The region CGCGACGCTCATCAAGCTCGGCCGCTTCAAGGCCGACGATCTCGGGATTCATATCCTCGGCGAAAACCAGCCGCGCGCGCAGATGGCCTACGACCGGGCCGGGTTCAAATAAGTCGGGCGCCCTTAAGGTAATGCCGGTTGCGTTCCCGCGCGGCCGCGGGCGGCCGCGCGGGCGAGCATTACGATCGGCAGAAGCCCGACCAAGACGATGCCCAGCGACGCGGCGGCGGCCTCCGCCAGCCGTTCGTCGGCGGCGAGATTGTGCGCTTGCACCGCGAGGGTGTCGAAATTGAATGGCCTGAGCAACAGCGTCGCCGGCAGCTCCTTGGTGACATCGACGAACACGATCAGCAGGGCGGCAAGCAGGCTCGGGCGCAGCAGCGGCAAATGCACGCGCGCGAGCACGCGTCCCGGCCGGGCCCCGAGGGTGCGGGCGGCGCCGTCCATGCTGGGAGTGATCTTGGCAAGGCTCGCTTCCACGGTTTGCAGCGACACGGCGAGAAAGCGGACCAGGTAGGCGAATACCAGCGCGACGATGGTTCCGGTCAGGATCAATCCGGTTGAAATTCCGAACGTCGCGCGCATCCAGGAGTCCACGGCGTTGTCGAAGGCGCCGAGCGGGATCAGCACCCCGACGGCGATCACCGATCCGGGCATCGCATAGCCCATGCCGGCTAGGCGTCCGGTTCCGAAGGATACCGGACCAGGATTTAAGCGCTGCGCGTAGGCAAGCAGCAGGGCGACAGCCAGCGCCAGCACCGCCGTGACTGCGGCGAGCGTCAGGGTGTTGGCGGCGAGACCGGCGAAGCGCGCACCCAAGTTCATGCCATCGCCCGCAAACGTCAGGCCGGCGAGGATCGCGGCCGGCAACGCAAACCCGAACAGCAGCGGCAGGGCGCAGGCAAGAATGGCGAGCGCAGCGCGAGTTCCGCCAAGCACGTAGCGCGGCAGCGGCTTTGATCGTCCGGCGGTCTGGAAATAACGCGCTTGGCCGCGGTTGCGGCGCTCGGCCGCGATCAGCACGACGACGAACGCCAGCAGCGCCAGCGACAGTTGCGCCGCCGCCACCGGGTCGTTCATGGAGAACCACGCGCGATAGATGCCGACCGTGAATGTCGGCACGCCGAAATAGGCGACGGTGCCGAAGTCGGCGAGCGTCTCCATCAGCGCCAGCGCCGCGCCGGCGACGATGGCCGGCCGCGCGAGCGGCACCGCGACCCGGACGAAAGCCTCCCAGGCGTTGCATCCGAGCGCTCGGGCGGCCTCGATCGGGCCCGCGGACTGTTCCAGGAACGCGGCGCGGGCGAGCAGATAGACGTAAGGGTAAAGCACCGCGACGAACATCGCCGCGGCGCCGAGCAACGAGCGGATGTCGGGAAACCAGTAATCGCCCACCGACCAGCCGGTCAGCGCGCGCAGCGCACCCTGCACCGGACCGGCCGGCTGGAAAAAATCGGTGTAGGCGTAAGCCGCGACATACGACGGCGCGGCAAGCGGCAACACCAGCGCCCATTCGAAGATGCGCCGGCCGGGAAACTCGCACATGGCGACGATCCAGGCGGCCGGCACCCCGACGATCACCACGCCGACGCCGACCATAACCACCAGCGCGAGCGTGTTGCCGATATAGGAGGGAAGAACCGTATCGGCGAGGTGCGCCCAGGCGCCTTGGCCGGGCGCGAAGGCATATAGGGCGACGGCGGCGATGGGCAGGATCAGGAGGCCGCCGACGAGAACCGCGAGGACGACAAGCGGGGACGGGCGCGCGCGGGACCGGGACGCGGACGCGGCGGGCGATGCGGCGGGAGAGACACTCATGCGTGCGGCATTGTCCGGGAAAAATCCCGGCATTACAACCGCTTCGAGGACATCACGGCGCCGGGTTGACCAGCGCGCCGGTAGGGGTTCGCGCGCGCTCGATGACGGCCCGCTCGCCCTCGATCCTGACGCGGCCCTCGGCGATCAGGCGGACGGCGTGCGGATAGATGACATGCTCCTGGGCCAGGACCCGGGCGGCGAGGGTTTCGGCGGTGTCCTCGGGGCGCACCGGCACCGCGGCCTGGGCGATGATCGGGCCCTCGTCCATGTTCTCGCGCACGAAATGGACGGTACAGCCGGCGAATCGCGCGCCGGCTTCGATCACGCGCTCGTGGGTGTGCAGTCCCTTGAAGGCGGGCAGCAACGACGGATGGATGTTGATCATCCGGTCGCGCCAGCGCCGCACGAATCCGGCGCCGAGCAGGCGCATGAATCCGGCGAGGCACACCAGACCCGCGCCCGAGGCCTCGATCGCCCTGGTCAATTGGTTTTCGAACGCGGCGCGGTCGGGAAAATTACGGTGATCGATCACATGGGTCGCAACGCCCGCAGCCTTCGCCCGTTCGAGACCGAGGGCGTCCGGCTCGTTGGCGAGGGTGAGGACGATCTCGGCCGGATAGGCGGGATCCCGACAGGCGTCGATCAGGGCCTGAAGGTTGCTGCCCCGGCCCGAAATCAACACCGCCAGCTTCAATCGCGCCATGCGCCGTCGAGTCCTTCGAGAACGACCGCCGGGCCGGTCGCGCGTGGAATGATTTCGCCGATGGGGTAAACAGTTTCGCCGTGGTCGCGCAAAATCCCGACGATTGCGTCGGCCTCCGACGCAGCGACGATGGCGATCATGCCGATGCCGCAATTGAAAGTGCGCGCCATTTCCTCCGGCGCCACGTTGCCGGTCGCCTTCAGCCAGCGGAACACGGGCGGAATCCGCCACTTCTTCATATCGATCCGCGCCGCGAAACGGTCGGAATAAACGCGCGGCGGATTTTCGATCAAACCGCCGCCGGTGATGTGGGCGAGCGCGTGCACGCCGTTCGCCTTGAGCGCGGCGAGGCCGCTTTTGACGTAAATCCGCGTCGGCGTCAGCAGCGCCTGGCCGAGCGACTGGCGCGCGTCAAACGGCGCGCGCGCGTCGAAGCCGAAGCCGGCACGCTCGACCACGCGGCGCACGAGCGAGAAGCCGTTAGAGTGAACGCCGTTCGAAGCGAGCCCGAGAATGGCGTCGCCGGCGGCGACGTGGGCGCCGGTCAACACCCGGTCGCGCTCGACCGCGCCGACGGCGAAGCCGGCGAGGTCGTAATCCTCGCCTGCGTACATGCCGGGCATTTCGGCGGTCTCGCCGCCGACCAGCGCGCAACCCGCTTGGCGGCAACCCTCGGCGATCCCGGCGATGACCGCGCGACCGACGGCGACGTCGAGCTTGCCGGTGGCGAAGTAATCGAGAAAGAACAGCGGCTCGGCGCCCTGGACGAGCAGATCGTTGACGCACATGGCGACCAGGTCGATGCCGATGCCGTCGTGCATGCGGGCTGCGACGGCGATCTTGAGCTTGGTACCGACGCCGTCGGTACCGGAAACCAGGATCGGATCGCGATAACCCGCCGCCTTGAGATCGAACAGCGCGCCGAAGCCGCCGAGCCCGCCCATCGTCCCACGCCGGTCGGTCGAACGGGCGAGCGGCTTGATTGCCTCGACCAAGGCATCACCGGAATCGATGTCGACACCCGAGTCGCGATAAGTAAGACCGGGGTCGGTTTGCGGATCCTGGCGCGTCGTCGCCATGCTCGAAAATCCCCCGGTTCACCGGCCCGCGTCGGCTTTGCACGCGGGCGACCTGTGCTACATTGAGCGCCCTTCGGGCGAGCCGAAGATAGACCTTTTGCGAAGGTTTTCAATGCGCGAGATGACCGGCTTGACGGTGCTGCGGATCGCGCTCGCGGGTGCGATTCTCGCCTTTTGGTTCGCGCCGGTCCGGGCGGCGTCGGTCTTCGACGTGGCGGGCGTGGCAGTGGACGTAACCGCCGATACCGCCGCCCAGGCCCGCGAACGGGCCTTGGCCGAGGGCGAGCGCGTCGCCTTTCGTCGCCTGCTGGAGCGGCTGACGCTGCGGTCCGACCATTCGCGCCTCCCGAACCCGCCGCGCGCCGAAATCGGCAACTACCTGCAGGATTTCTCCGTCGCCGACGAGAAAACCTCGCCGGTCCGCTATCTCGCCAAGCTCACGTTCCGCTTCAAAGCCGAGGAAATCCGCCGCTTGCTCGATCAGGTCGGCATCCCGTTCGCCGAAACCATGAGCAAACCGGTCTTGGTGCTACCGGTTTATCAGTCCGCCGGTGCGCTCCTGTTGTGGGACGACCCCAATCCGTGGCGATCGGCTTGGAGTCAAGTGACGGTGCGCGAGGGGTTGGTTCCATTGGTGTTGGCGGCTGGCGATTTGCAGGACGTGGCGGCGATCGGTGCCGAACAGGCGGCGGCCGCCGACGAAACGCGGCTTGCGGCGATCGCGGGCCGTTACGGCACCACCGACACCGTCGTTGCCGTCGCGACCATGGGCTACCAGCCGCAGCAGTCGGTTCCTTATGTCCGGGTCTTCGTGTCGCGCCACGGTCCGACCGCGCCCAAGGGGCGGACGGAAATTGAGATTACCGCGCAGGCCGGCGAAAACACCGGGCGTCTTCTCCAGCGCGCCGCCGCCGAGACGACTCGGCTGATCGAAGACGGCTGGAAGCGCGAAAACCTGCTCAGCCTCGGCCGCGCCTCGGTCGCGGCGGTGTCGGTGCCGATCGGCTCGCTCGCCGACTGGCTGGCGGTGCGCAAGAAGATGGGCGAAGTTTCGGTCGTGCGGCGAGCCGAGGTGATCCTGATGTCCAAGGCCGAAGTACGGCTCGCGCTTCATTTCATCGGCGAGGTGGACCAACTCGCGCTCGCGCTCGGTCAGGCGGATCTGCATCTTCTGCGCGAGGGCGACCTATGGGTCCTCACCTCCTCTCGGCCGGCGCGGGGATGACGGACGGTATTTCGTGCTCGCGCACCTGCCCAACCTGATCTCGCTGATGCGCCTGCTGATGGTGCCGCTGGTGGTGTACCTGATTCTGCACGAACGCCTGATTGCCGGGTTCTGGCTGTTCGTCGCCGCCGGCATCAGCGACGCCATCGACGGCTACATCGCCAAGCGATTCAACGTTTCAAGTCCGCTCGGTCGCTATCTCGATCCACTCGCCGACAAGGCGCTGCTGGTCGCGTTATTCGTTCTCGGCGGCTATCTGGATTTTCTGCCCGACTGGCTGGTGATCCTGGTGGTATTCCGCGACGTGATGATCATCGGCGGTGCCATCCTGTTCTATACGCTCGACCTGCCACCGAAGATGCCGCCCTTGGTGGTTAGCAAAATCAACACCGCATGCCAGATCGTGCTGGTGGCGGCGGCGCTCGCCTTTCGCGGCTACGGACTGGACTTGGCCCCGCTGCAATCCGTGCTGGAATACCTGGTAGCGGCGACGACCCTCGCCTCCGGCTTGGCATATCTGGTGAAATGGGGCCGCTTGGCGGCGACGATCGAGGAGGATCGCTAATCATGAACCGGCGAACCGTGTTTCTGCTCGCGCTAATCGGCGGGGTCGGGCTGCTGCTCTACGGCCTTTCCGGCGTGCTGCTGCCTTTCGTCGCCGGGCTGTTGGTCGCCTATTTCCTCGATCCGGTCGCCGACCGGCTGGAAAGCGCCGGGTTCTCGCGCACGCTCGCGACCACGGTCATCACTATCGCCTTCTTCGTGCTGGTGGCGGCAGTCTTGACGGTGCTGGCGCCGCTGCTGCAAGGGCAGATCGTCGGCCTCGTCGCCAAGACGCCGACGGTGGTCGAGGCACTGCGCGAGCAGGCCGCGCCGCTGATCGAGCGTTTCCAGGCGACACTGACCCAGGAGCAAATCGCGCGTCTGCGCGAGGCGGCCGGAACCTACGCGGGCGAAGCGGCCAAGCTGCTCGGCACCATGGTCGGCCGGGTGCTCAGCGGGGGCGCGGCGTTTCTCCAGCTTCTCTCGCTCGTGATCATCACGCCGTTGGTGTCGTTCTACCTGCTGCGCGATTGGGACCGGATCGTCGCCCAATTCGACGACTTGCTGCCGCGCGATATGGCGCCGACGGTGCGCGAGGTCATGGGCGAGATCGACCGGACCATCGCCGCATGGGTGCGCGGCCAAGCGACGGTGTGCCTGCTGCTGGCGACGTGGTATGGGCTCGGCCTGACCTTGGTCGGCCTCGAATTCGGCCTGGTCATCGGCTTTCTCACTGGCCTGATCTCGTTCGTGCCTTATTTCGGCATGGGCATCGGCCTCGCGGTCGCGCTCGGCGTCGCCTTCGCCCAGTTTTCCGGCGTGATGCCTTTCGTCCTGGTGGCGGGCGTCTTCGCCGTCGGTCAGGTGGTCGAAGGTTACGTTCTCACGCCCAAACTGGTCGGGGATAAAGTTGGGCTGCACCCGGTATGGGTGATCTTCGCGTTGCTCGCGGGCGGCGCGTTGTTCGGCTTCACCGGGGTGCTGCTCGCGGTGCCGGTCGCGGCGGTGATCGGCGTGTTGCTGCGCCATGCTCTCGCGCGCTATCGCGCCAGCGCCTATTGGCGCGGCGAGGGTCGTTCGTGACCGCCGCGACTGCCGACGCGGGGCGGCAGCTCGCGCTCGCTTTTGCGCACCGGGCCGCCTTCGGCGCCGACGATTTCCTGGTCGCGCCGTCGAACGCGGACGCGGTCGCCTGGGTCGATCGCTGGCGGACGTGGGCCCGCCCGGTGCTGGTGCTGCATGGTCCCCCAGGCTGCGGCAAGACCCATCTCGGCCATGTTTTTCTCGGTCTCGCCGACGGCATCGCAATTGCGGCCAAGGATTTGGGCGCAAGCGACTTCGCCCGCCTTGTGGACGAACGCCGCACCGACACGCCCGCGATGCTGGTGGAGGACGCCGACCGAATCGGCGATCCGGCCGCCGAGCACGCGCTTTTTCACTTGCACAATCTGATCGTTGAGGCACGGGGATATCTGCTGCTGACCGCGCGCGTGCCGCCCGCGCGTTGGCCGATCCGGCTGCCCGATCTCGCCTCGCGGGTACGCGCCGCCCCGACGGTCGCCATAGCACCGCCGGACGAGGCGTTGATCGGCGCGGTATTGGTCAAGCAGTTCGCCGACCGCCAGGTGCGGGTCGATCCCGCCGTGATCGCGTTCTTAATGGCGCGCATGGAGCGCTCCTTCGACGCGGCGCGGCGGCTGGTGGACGCCCTCGATGCGGCCGCGTTGAGCGAAGGTCGCGCCATCACTGTTCCGCTTGTGTCGGCGGTTCTGGCACGTCTCAGTGATGAGACGAAAGATTAGGCGCGCGCGAGCTTGATCTTGCGCCCTTCGGCCGAGAGTGCGATCCGGCCCCGGATCAGACCGAGCGCGTCGTCGCCGAACACTTCGCGCCGCCAGCCGGAGAGCGCGGCGACGCCCGCCTTTTCGCCGAAGGCGGCGATGCGTTCCAGGTCGGACGCCGAGGCCAGCAGCTTCGGCGCCACGCCCGAGGACTCGGCGGCGTGCTTGAGTAGCACCTTGAGCAGGTCGGTCACCGGCCCGATACCGCCCGGTAGGTCGGTCTTTTCCTCCATATGCGGGCACTCCCTGTCCGGTACGGCAATGCCGGCGGCGATGGCCTTCAGGAGCCCGGCGCCCATGGACCCCTCGGCCATCTTGGCGCTCAAGCCCCGAGTGCGCGCGAGCGCGTCGACCGACGTCGGCCGGTGGTGCGCGATCTCGATCAGGGATTCGTCGCGCAAGACGCGCCCGCGCGGAATGTCGCGGCGCTGGGCCTCACGCTCGCGCCAGGCGGCGACCTCGCGCAGGACCGAGAGGAAGCGTCCGCCGCCGCGCGCCTTGAGCCTGAGCCACGCGCGCGCCGGATCGACGTCGTAGGTGGCCGTGTTGGTTAGCACCGCCATTTCCTCCGCTAGCCACGATTCGCGGCCATTGGCGGCGAGCCGGCGGCGTAGTTCCTCGTAGACCTTGCGCAGGTGAATCACATCGTCGAGGGCATACGCGATCTGGCGTTCGCTCAAGGGTCGCGCCGACCAGTCGGTGAAGCGCGAGGATTTGTCGATCCGGGCGCGGGCGAGCGAGCCGACCAGGGTTTCGTAGCTCGCCGAATCGCCGAAGCCGCAGACCATCGCCGCGACTTGGGTGTCGAATACCGGCGTCGGCAGTTTCTTGGTCAAGTAATAGAAGATTTCCAAATCCTGGCGCGCGGCGTGAAAGACCTTGAGCACGCCCGGATCGTCGAAAATCCGAAGGAGCGGGGCGAGATCGATTCCCGGTGCGAGCGCGTCGATGGCGGCGGCTGCGGCGGGGTCGTCATCCATGCCGCCGCCGGCCACCTGCACGACGCAGAGGATCGGCCAATAGGTCCGCTCGCGCATGAATTCGGTGTCAACGGTGACGAACGGCGCGCCGGCGATGCGCCGGCAGAAATCGGCGAGGACTTCGCTGTCGGCGATCAGGGCGGGGCGGGATGGACTCAACGACGACTCCGCCGTTCCTCGGGAGCTAGGCCGGCGACGAACTCGCGGCGGGTGAAGGCGTGGCCGCAGACCATGCAGTTGAGCGGGCCGAACGGCTCGCGCGCCGGGTCGAATTCGCCCTGGGCGACGTTTTGTCGTTCGCCGCAGTTGGGGCAGCGTGCCGGTCCCATGCCGGGTGCGAGGGGGCCGGTACGTTCGCCGGATTCGGACCGGGATGGGGTGGCGGGGGGCATGGGCGTCGTGTCCTCGAAGTCTAAGATGTGGCGCTTCGCGGGCCCGAGGTCAATGTCTTCGCGTTGTGTCATCAGTCCACTGTAACTTGACAAACGGCGCCGGGCGGTCGAGCTTTCGCCCGCCCTTTTTAGTTCGACCCGATGCATCCTTACCGCACCCACACCTGCGGCGCACTGCGCCCCGCCCACGTCGGCGAAACCGTCCGGCTGTCGGGCTGGGTCCATCGCAAGCGCGACCACGGCAACCTGCTGTTCGTCGATCTGCGCGACCATTACGGCCTGACCCAGTGCGTGATCGACAGTTCCGCGCCGCCCTTCAAGGTCGCCGAAGGCGTGCGCCCGGAAAGCGTGGTCATCGTCACCGGTCGCGTGGTCAAGCGCGCGCCGGAAACCGTGAATCCCAACCTGCCGACCGGCGAGGTCGAAGTGGCGATCGCCGCGATCGAGGTGGAAGGCCCGGCCGAGGTGCTGCCGATCCAGGTCGCGGGCGACATCGAATACCCCGAGGATTTGCGCCTGACCTATCGCTTCCTCGATCTCCGGCGCGAAAAGCCGCACCGCAACATCCTGCTCCGCAGCCAGGTGATCGCGAGCATCCGCCGGCGCATGACCGAACAAGGCTTCGTCGAATTCCAAACCCCGATCCTGACCGCCAGTTCGCCCGAAGGCGCGCGCGACTACCTGGTGCCGTCGCGCAACCATCCGGGCCAGTTCTACGCGCTGCCCCAGGCGCCGCAGCAGTTCAAGCAGTTGATCATGATTTCGGGCTTCGACCGCTATTTCCAGATCGCGCCCTGCTTTCGCGACGAGGACGCGCGCGCCGACCGCTCTCCGGGCGAGTTCTACCAGCTCGACTTCGAAATGGCGTTTGTCACCCAGGATGACGTGTTCGCGGCGATCGAGCCGGTATTGGCCGGCGTGTTCGAGGAATTCGCGCGCGGGCGCACGGTGACCAAACCACCGTTTCCGCGCGTCCCTTACGCCGATTCCATGCTGAGGTACGGCAACGACAAGCCCGATCTCCGCAATCCGATCGTGATGAGCGACGCGACCGAGATCTTTCGCGGCTCCGGCTTCGGGCTGTTCGCCAACCTGGTGGCCAAGGGCGCGGTGGTGCGCGCGATTCCCGCGCCGGGCGCCGGCGCGCAACCGCGCAGCTTCTTCGACAAGCTCAACGATTGGGCCAAGGCCGAAGGCGCGGGCGGCCTCGGCTACATGGTGATGGAGGACGGCGGCGCCAAAGGCCCGATCGGCAAGAACCTGGATGCCGAGCGCATCGCCCGCGTGCGCCAGACGACCGGTGCCAAAGATGGCGACGCCGTGTTCTTCGTTTGCGGCGACAAAGCCAAGGCGGAGAAATTCGCCGGCCTCGCCCGCACCCGCATCGGCGAGGAACTCGATCTGATCGAGAAAAATGCCTTCCGTTTCTGCTGGGTGGTTGATTTTCCGATGTACGAGTTGAATCCGGACACCCAGAAGATCGAATTCAGCCACAATCCATTCTCGATGCCGCAAGGGGGACTGGAGGCGCTCAACACCAAGGCCCCACTCGACGTCCTCGCCTTCCAATACGACATCGTCTGCAACGGCATCGAGCTTTCGAGCGGCGCGATCCGCAACCATCGCCCGGACATCATGCTGCGCGCGTTCGAGATCGCGGGATATGGTAAGGAGGAAGTCGAACGCCGCTTCGGCGGCATGCTGTCGGCGTTCCGCTACGGCGCGCCACCGCACGGCGGTTCGGCCCCGGGCATCGACCGGATCGTGATGATGCTGGCGGACGAACCCAACATCCGCGAGGTGATCGTGTTCCCCATGAACCAGCAGGCCCAGGACCTGCTCATGGGCGCGCCTGCGCCGGCCGACCCGGCGCGGCTCAAGGAACTGCACCTGAAGCTCGATTTGCCGAAGCCGAAGGGCAAGGACGAGCGTTAATCCCGCGTAGCCCCAATCGGCGCTTGACTTTGCCGGTTCCAGCCCCCATATAACGCGCGACCGATTTCTCGCGATCGCGCGGACAGCGCCCCGCTTCGGCGGCAGCTCTTCATTCATCCCGAGACAATCTTTGCAACGTCGCCGGCCCCGGAAGCGCGTGGGGCGGGCCAAAACGCCGGTTAGGCGCGCGACTTGATTCGCGCGCCCGGCGCCTAAGGAAATATTTTAACGTGACTCAATCTACCTTCTCTGGTCTCGGCCTCGCCGAACCGATCGTGCGTGCACTCTCTTCCGAAAACTACGCTGTTCCCACTCCGATCCAGGCCCAAGCCGTTCCGCTACTGCTCGCCGGGCGCGATCTGCTCGGCATCGCCCAAACCGGCACCGGCAAGACCGCCGCCTTCGTGCTGCCGATTCTTCAGCATCTTTCGGCCGCGAGCGAATCCTTGCGGCAAACAAGTCGGGATGGCGCTCACTCTCAGCGCGCCTTACGCGCGCTGATCCTCGCGCCGACGCGCGAACTCGCCTTGCAGATCGGCGAACGCATCCAGGCCTACGGCCGCCATCTCGGTCTTCGCCACGCGGTGATTTTGGGCGGCGTCGGCCAAGGCCCGCAGGTGCAGGCGTTGCGCGCGGGCGTCGATATCCTGGTCGCCACGCCTGGCCGCCTGCTCGATCTCCACAATCAACGTCACGTCCGTCTCGACGCCATTACCCACTTGGTGATCGACGAAGCCGACCGTATGCTCGACATGGGCTTTATCCGCGACGTGCGCCGCATCGTCGCGCTGCTGCCGAAGGTGCGCCAATCGCTGCTGTTTTCCGCGACCATGCCCGCCGACGTGGCGCGGCTCGCCCACGACATGCTCCGCGATCCGGCACGGATCGAGGTGACGCCCCAGGTGGTCACCGTCGAGCGCATCGACCAGTCGGTCTATATGGTCGAAACCGCCGCCAAGCGAGGGTTGCTCACCTACCTGATGGCCGATCCGGCGCTCGCGCGCGTGATCGTGTTCACCCGCACCAAGCACGGCGCCAATCGGGTGGCGGAGCACCTGGAGAAGACCGGAATCACCGCCGCCGCCATTCACGGCAACAAGTCGCAAGGCGCGCGCGTGCGCGCCCTCGAAGGCTTCCGCGAAGGCCATGTGCGCGCCCTGGTCGCAACCGACATCGCCGCGCGCGGCATCGACGTCGATGGCATCAGCCACGTGGTCAACTTCGACCTGCCCAACATCCCGGAAAGCTACGTGCACCGCATCGGCCGCACCGCGCGCGCCGGGGCGGACGGCAAGGCGATCTCGTTCTGCGATGGGAGCGAGCGCGAATACCTGCGCGACATCGAAAAATTGATCCGCAAAACGCTGCCGGTGGCGGGACGGGTGGCGGCGGCGCCGGGCGCGCAAACGCACGGCGTGGCTGATCGCCGCCATTCCGGTTCTCAGCGCCGCGCCGGCCGCGATCGCGGCGCGCGCTTCGGCCGTTTCGGCGGCAGGGATTCGGCGAATGCGACCGCGCGGCCGACCCAGCGCGCGAGCGCCCCGGGCGCCGCGTAGGCTTTTTTCTCGACGTAGAGAAATCCCCGCATCGGCCGGCCGGTGAAATCCATCGGCCGGACGTCGGGCGGCGCGAGCCATTTCCGTGCATCGTCCGGCGCGACCCGGACGACCAATTTGTCGTCGAGCACGCCGCAGCACATGTGGTCTTTGACCATGAAGGCGAGGCCACCGAACATTTTGCGCTCGCTCGTGCCCGGACGGCGAACCATGAGACGCCGGATTTTTTCCGCGAGTTTCGCGTCGTAAGCCACGGCGCCTTGCCCCTCAGCGCCAGTGGGGCGGATAGGTTTTGTCGTATCCCGGCAGCGCCCGAATCCGCTCGCGCCATTTTTCGATCGCCGGATAGCGTTCGGCGAACGGCAACAGGCCGAGGCCGAGCGGCTGGGCGCTGTCCTTGCCGGCGGCGCGCAGCAGGATTTCGATGGAAGGATAAACCGCCAGATCGGCGGCGCTGAGCCGGTCGAGGGCAAGCCAATCGTTGTCGCTCAAGCGGCGTTCCATGATCCCGAGCTCGTCGTGGGCCTCGGGAACGGCGGCGCGGATGTCGTCCGTATTGTCCTCGACGGTCCCGAACAGGACCGGAACAACGATCCGAAGGCCGGCGGGCTCCAGGTAGTAGACCAAATCGGATATCGCCTTCCACACCCGGCCGGTTTCCTCCGCGCTCCGCCCGAACAGGGGCGGGTCGGGATATTTGCGGTCGAGATAGGCCATGATGGCGATGGATTCGGCCAGCACGTAGTCGCCGTCCTTGATCGTCGGCACCTTGCCGCGCGGATTGAGGGCGAGGAACCCGGGCGCCTTGTGCTCCTCCTTCGCGAATTGGAGCAGGCGCGAAACGTACGGAATTTTCTTCGCTTCGAGCGTCAACAGCACGCGCCAGGCGGGCGGGCTGCCGCTGCCCCAATAGACTTCGAGCGTCATGGTTTTCTCCTGTCGTGTCGTCAACGGCTCGGCGGCGGACTATACTGGGGGCGGCGTGTCTAGTCACTTGCTTTTTACAAGTTACTGATCGGAATGCGATTCATGGCGAGGGTGGCGACCGACAAACCGGCGAAACGGGGGCGCAAGGGCGGATTCCGCTCCGGGTGCCCGATCGTCTGCGCGCTCGATCTGGTCGGCGACAAGTGGAGCCTGGTCGTCGTGCGCGACATGATGCTGGGCAAAAGGAAATACCGGGAATTCCTGGAATCACCCGAGGGCATCCCGACCAACATCCTGGCCGACCGCCTGAAATCTCTCGAAGGGCAGGGGATCGTCCGCCGCCGGCGCTACCAAGCGCACCCGGTCCGCCACGAATACGCGCTCACCCGGAAGGGGGCGGAGTTGCTGCCGGTGCTGCAGCAATTCGTGATCTGGGCGCGCAAGCACGTGCCCGGGCGCTGGGGCGATCCGCCCAAGGGGTTTTTCGGGGCGACGCCCGACGACCTTCTGAAACCAAAATCGAAAACGCCCGGCGGAAAGAACTAGGTTCTACTTTCCGAGCAGCTTCTTCATGGTGTCGCCGGCGGCGCCGGCCGCCCCTTCGAGCGCCTTGGTCGCTCCTTGCGCCGCTTCACCGGCCGCCTTGGCGGCGCCTTCGGCCGCGCCCTTGGCGAGGCCGCTCGCCTCCCCAAT is a window of Rhodospirillales bacterium DNA encoding:
- a CDS encoding helix-turn-helix transcriptional regulator, which produces MARVATDKPAKRGRKGGFRSGCPIVCALDLVGDKWSLVVVRDMMLGKRKYREFLESPEGIPTNILADRLKSLEGQGIVRRRRYQAHPVRHEYALTRKGAELLPVLQQFVIWARKHVPGRWGDPPKGFFGATPDDLLKPKSKTPGGKN